The following coding sequences lie in one Crassostrea angulata isolate pt1a10 chromosome 10, ASM2561291v2, whole genome shotgun sequence genomic window:
- the LOC128164519 gene encoding uncharacterized protein LOC128164519, producing the protein MDYMIVFIFLNVLNTACCMNEYVHNMSRLISKYLEYCGSESICSKMDEKGNLQISKTSNFHDCLSCSCSEYCDFNRNCCLDESYSTCVQSMIPWSIFNQDQSYKMVSSCPDLYEICFQPITGTNFLHQIPVYSFVTNKTYANVNCSKCHGENETVSWAYYIECPYKEIDIDDYTDAPSLWNGMMYSSCALKLTPPVNTFQRHCEVTSLVRTCNITGDWDVYDKEIQDACEHYQKPYKFYQNVFCFLCNTGKEQRKVLKLTESNKTPMSFERENNIPSYLMNYNKSHEQMLQFDDALVLFSEEYNGTNDRYMANLTLLSFNLAESLNKSLRDNDTLNKSVDFEASVNLTALYEEYVRSGGYRNWCSEEHRVDKIFPGFKARRDCSCDDNCYKSASCCPDAAFFQRRACSAAHIIHTARYEFNTSYYFMIRKCPIYYKHASIKLKCESNSNVDLLNIPVINIQTHETYFNIYCYICHNQKEPNYQNLTDIMVWNVSLVCPKLFFPALKPSISAILQTANKNGCSFYYSTTFFVDSCELTDRQTIGICNQTGVVKSVSESARFMCESIDGNLMAKSQYSMYKNPICDLCNSEIFEEPISNCYFKDLDVSNSDRYNCENGNLDIHSYPFKNRYCKTCNRRIMLPQTGTDFIHNEIGLPTYRNLFVMSDTSEDPTRQVVGCSRSQFKDTYTSKCRKLLCSRGKLLMNDTCSYFVPYAREAQYNVALRVLMHSNSTHTNLRNIIDNLQEILQKEIKEGNNNIEDIYVYSKLSCNEPMGLSTDICLIYTRIKVQNNQFPINRNRLEMQLLGLTNIRINFEGVLLEFQQSLEAWFLPIYNHEKKINSMECFTKNISHSSKYSYNINNLLVCKQIQLEPDEYVLSKDYSSIYVKSVDNRYNFNEFVKESNGRVRICAESYKRKRKVYFSSDQKGNLDIGLMVVTYICTIFSLLCLLATILIYCILPVLRTVPGKNTMCYAFSLFLAQLFFIIQAYITNEKACAWIGGFTHYFWITVFTCTNICCFHMFRLFVRNALTRGDVSAERKLFIKYCLASFLLPLLPVALNISLAYTNIKSIQFGYGGKKCFLLDHKAQILLFIIPIFLQIIFNIIMFSITFYYIRNTPKVKSTQDRHDFTIFMKLFLLTGVSWLFMIVDGFFDVSPFTFLATIVNGAQGVIIFVSYICNKRVFKLLKDKHDQLQSTRSQNIHSSTANHTTTTQM; encoded by the exons ATGGATTATatgattgtttttatatttcttaatgtattaAACACTGCGTGTTGTATGAATGAATATGTACACAATATGTCGAGACTTATTTCAAAATACTTGGAGTATTGTGGAAGCGAATCCATTTGCTCAAAGATGGACGAAAAAGGTAATCTACAAATATCCAAGACTAGCAATTTCCACGACTGTCTCTCGTGTTCTTGTTCGGAATATTGTGACTTTAACCGTAATTGTTGCCTAGACGAATCCTACAGCACCTGCGTTCAAAGCATGATTCCATGGAGCATTTTCAACCAAGATCAAAGCTATAAGATGGTTTCTTCTTGTCCAGATCTGTACGAAATTTGCTTTCAACCGATTACTGGAACTAATTTCCTTCATCAAATACCGGTGTATTCTTTTGTTACAAACAAAACCTATGCAAATGTCAATTGTTCTAAATGTCACGGTGAAAATGAAACTGTATCATGGGCGTATTACATAGAATGTCCGTATaaagaaatagatattgatGACTATACGGATGCACCTAGTCTATGGAACGGCATGATGTACAGTAGCTGTGCTTTAAAGTTGACCCCGCCTGTAAATACTTTCCAGCGGCACTGTGAAGTGACCTCCCTGGTCAGGACATGTAATATTACGGGGGACTGGGATGTGTACGATAAAGAAATCCAAGACGCATGCGAGCATTACCAGAAACCATATAAGTTTTACCAAAATGTCTTTTGCTTTCTTTGTAATACGGGTAAGGAAcaaagaaaagttttaaaactcaCGGAATCTAACAAAACGCCTATGTCATTTGAAAGGGAAAACAACATACCGAGTTACTTGATGAACTACAATAAGTCCCACGAACAGATGTTGCAATTCGACGATGCGTTAGTGCTATTTTCAGAAGAATATAATGGAACAAATGACCGGTATATGGCTAATTTAACGTTACTATCATTCAATTTGGCGGAGAGCCTAAACAAAAGCTTGAGAGATAATGATACTTTAAATAAATCAGTAGATTTTGAGGCCTCTGTGAATCTGACTGCTCTATATGAGGAGTACGTCAGGTCAGGTGGCTATCGTAACTGGTGCTCAGAGGAACACAGAGTTGACAAAATATTCCCCGGCTTCAAAGCAAGGAGAGACTGTAGTTGTGACGACAACTGTTATAAATCTGCCTCCTGCTGCCCCGATGCTGCATTCTTTCAACGCAGGGCTTGTTCCGCAGCACACATCATCCACACGGCTCGCTATGAATTTAACACGTCGTATTATTTTATGATTAGGAAATGTCCGATATATTACAAGCATGCTTCAATAAAACTCAAATGTGAAAGCAATTCCAATGTTGACCTGCTAAATATTCCGGTGATCAATATTCAAACCCATGAaacttattttaatatatactgTTATATTTGTCACAACCAGAAAGAGCCGAACTATCAAAATTTGACTGATATCATGGTATGGAATGTGAGTCTAGTTTGTCCGAAATTATTTTTCCCTGCACTCAAACCTTCAATATCGGCAATCTTACAGACTGCGAATAAAAATGGTTGTTCTTTTTATTATAGCACTACATTTTTTGTGGATAGTTGCGAACTAACTGATCGACAGACCATTGGTATCTGCAATCAGACAGGAGTTGTCAAATCAGTGTCTGAAAGTGCTCGATTTATGTGTGAAAGTATTGATGGAAACTTAATGGCAAAATCacaatattcaatgtataaaaaTCCAATTTGTGATCTGTGCAACAGCGAGATTTTTGAAGAACCCATATCAAATTGCTACTTTAAAGATCTAGATGTCAGCAATTCAGACAGATATAATTGTGAAAATGGTAATTTGGATATACATTCTTATCCCTTTAAGAACAGATATTGTAAAACATGCAATAGAAGAATAATGTTACCTCAAACAGGTACAGACTTTATTCATAACGAAATTGGATTGCCTACCTACAGAAACTTGTTTGTAATGTCTGATACTAGTGAAGATCCCACCAGACAAGTGGTAGGATGTAGCAGATCACAGTTCAAGGATACATAcacg AGCAAATGCAGAAAATTGCTGTGTTCGAGAGGAAAACTGCTGATGAATGACACATGTTCGTATTTTGTTCCTTATGCCAGGGAAGCACAGTACAATGTAGCGCTTAGAGTTCTGATGCACTCAAATTCGACTCACACCAATTTGCGTAATATCATAGATAATCTGCAAGAAATTCTTcagaaagaaataaaagaagGGAACAATAATATAGaagatatatatgtttattcaaaattgtCTTGTAATGAACCCATGGGACTATCGACAGACATATGTTTGATTTACACCCGAATCAAAGTACAAAATAACCAGTTTCCAATTAACAGAAACCGCTTGGAGATGCAGCTGTTAGGTTTAACAAATATCAGAATCAATTTTGAGGGTGTTTTGCTTGAATTTCAACAAAGCTTAGAGGCCTGGTTTCTTCCAATTTATAATCATGAGAAAAAGATAAACTCTATGGAATGCTTCACGAAAAACATTTCTCATTcctcaaaatattcatataacATTAATAATTTACTTGTTTGCAAACAGATCCAACTAGAACCAGACGAATACGTTCTTTCTAAAGATTACAGTAGCATATACGTTAAGTCAGTTGACAATAGatacaattttaatgaatttgtaAAAGAAAGTAATGGAAGAGTACGGATTTGTGCAGAATCATACAAAAGAAAAAGGAAGGTGTATTTTTCGTCAGATCAAAAAGGTAACTTAGATATTGGATTAATGGTTGTTACTTATATCTGCACCATTTTTTCTCTTCTGTGCTTGCTCGcaacaattttgatttattgcATTTTACCTGTTTTAAGAACGGTACCAGGAAAAAACACAATGTGCTATGCCTTTTCGCTTTTTCTGGCACAGCTTTTCTTCATCATCCAAGCGTACATTACCAACGAGAAAGCATGTGCATGGATTGGAGGATTCActcattacttttggatcactGTATTTACTTGTACCAATATCTGCTGTTTTCACATGTTTAGATTATTTGTGAGGAATGCTTTGACACGCGGCGATGTATCTGCGGAAAGAAAACTATTCATAAAGTACTGTCTGGCGTCTTTTCTGTTACCATTGCTTCCTGTAGCCTTGAATATATCACTTGCTTACACAAACATTAAGTCCATACAGTTTGGATATGGAGGAAAGAAATGTTTCCTTCTCGATCATAAAGCTCAAATTCTATTGTTTATCATTCCAATATTTCTACagattattttcaatataataatgTTTTCCATCACTTTTTATTACATAAGAAATACACCGAAGGTCAAGAGCACTCAAGACAGACATGACTTTACCATTTTCatgaaactgtttttattgACTGGTGTGTCGTGGCTCTTCATGATTGTAGACGGATTTTTTGATGTATCTCCTTTTACATTTTTGGCTACAATTGTTAATGGCGCCCAAGGAGTGATTATATTCGTCTCGtatatttgtaataaaagaGTTTTCAAACTATTGAAAGATAAACATGATCAACTTCAGAGTACACGTTCTCAAAACATTCATTCATCAACAGCAAATCACACTACCACAACTCAAATGTGA
- the LOC128165050 gene encoding uncharacterized protein K02A2.6-like: MAVYGKIENYEFDMNWDEYIKRLEHFFTANEIEDADKMKSILLTVCGQKMYGPIRNLTSPNKPADKTYAELKTLIAQHLKPNPLAIAERFRFYQRNQGKQETVSQYIAELRKLSEFCEFGEFLNQALRDRLVCGLSSVATQRKLLAEDKLDLKKAMDVAISMELAENEARKLKADVQDVHEPEFIHKVTVRNKPCYRCGKTNHIPDKCFYKSSKCHTCHEMGHIQKMCSKKETVEPKKQKKKSKLNFVSENPESDHSEDNSENEHWPIFSLSREQGGAKEIRIAVSLEDEQIEMDLDTGASVSVISEQFYENKLKRKVKLHPSSAILKTYSGEILEVLGEISVNVKYQTQTKTLPVIMVKGRGPALFGRNWLQSIKLDWQSIHIVMADDLKKYSVFDNKLGCIKGITATLKVKGDVPPKFFKPRPVPFALRDKIAAELDRLQQTGILEKVECSDWAAPIVPAMKADGSVRICGDFKVTVNPYLDISEYPFPTSDELFTKLNGGQKFSKLDLSQAYNQIVLDKDSRKYVTINTHQGLYRYTRLPFGIASAPAIFQRTMDTILQGLNKVGYILDDILVTGANDSEHKQILEATLQRLDDYGVKLQKSKCQFMQDQVEYFAFIVSKEGIKPSPKKLAAINNLEDPKSRKELQIWLGIVNYYRKFVPNMSTISGPLTHLLSQDVPWKWTPECSEACAKIKDLLVSSKVMAHYDPHKPLELAVDASGYGLGAVISHSDGSKDNPIAYASRTLTTAEKNYSQIEKEALAIIFGVTKFHAYLYGRKFTLITDHKPLTTIFGPKKGIPVLTASRLQRWAIQLAAYQFDIKYRTTGKHQNADTLSRLPLAEERESRTVFDRETELIHRIQLQNLPVTAEKVAAATKNDIVLSRVVEFTKSGWPSSQPDPNLLPFYRIRNELTIEDGCLLRGIRVIIPEKYRQDLLAELHVSHPGMVRMKSLARLHVWWPGLDFDIETKVSRCDSCRAQLPNLPKAPANPWLWPSAPWKRVHIDYAGPFMQRMFLIVVDAYSKWIDVVMMTSTTSESTINALRYLFSSYGLPVEIVSDNGPQFVSEEFETFLKENGIRHIKSAPYHPASNGEAERAVRTFKQAMKNMASETGTLNQKLAVFLLSYRTTPHTTTNTTPSELFFNRKLRTRLDVVKPQLSYHIHQKSLPVEKNTREFNVGDTVMVRDYCGNKVSWIKGTISRRLGPVTYHVSVCGMLWKRHVDQIRTCDAMCELRGSEPVKPSVFDCLVPISAPLKSGEEPFNNTGDVLNSQDSLSTEPSTSDDRKHENISPTQLRYPPRERRQPQRLIEQC; encoded by the coding sequence ATGGCTGTCTACGGGAAAATAGAAAATTATGAGTTCGATATGAACTGGGATGAATATATCAAAAGGTTGGAACATTTTTTTACTGCCAACGAAATCGAGGACGCTGATAAAATGAAGTCTATATTATTAACAGTGTGTGGACAGAAAATGTATGGACCTATTCGTAATTTAACGTCCCCGAACAAGCCAGCAGACAAAACTTACGCAGAGTTGAAAACCTTGATTGCCCAACATTTAAAACCAAACCCTCTGGCTATCGCCGAACGATTCAGATTTTATCAAAGAAACCAGGGGAAACAGGAAACCGTAAGTCAGTACATCGCGGAACTTAGAAAACTCAGTGAATTCTGTGAATTTGGAGAATTTCTGAACCAGGCATTGAGGGATCGTTTAGTGTGTGGCCTTTCATCGGTGGCTACTCAGCGAAAACTACTAGCAGAGGATAAGTTAGATTTAAAGAAGGCAATGGATGTAGCAATTTCAATGGAACTTGCCGAGAATGAAGCTCGTAAATTGAAAGCGGATGTTCAAGATGTTCATGAACCCGAATTCATACACAAAGTGACTGTGAGGAATAAACCATGCTATAGATGCGGGAAGACAAATCACATACCAGATAAGTGTttttataaaagcagtaaatgTCACACATGTCATGAAATGGGACATATACAGAAAATGTGTTCAAAAAAGGAAACAGTGGAgcctaaaaaacaaaagaagaagTCAAAATTGAACTTTGTGTCAGAAAATCCAGAGTCAGATCATTCCGAGGACAACAGTGAGAATGAACACTGGCCAATTTTTTCATTGTCAAGGGAGCAAGGAGGAGCCAAGGAGATAAGGATAGCTGTATCACTGGAAGATGAACAAATAGAAATGGACTTAGATACAGGTGCTTCTGTCTCTGTGATATCTGAACAATTTTATGAGAATAAGCTGAAGAGGAAAGTCAAGTTGCATCCAAGCTCTGCAATTCTGAAGACATATTCAGGTGAGATATTGGAAGTGTTGGGTGAAATAAGTGTGAATGTGAAGTATCAAACACAGACAAAAACATTACCTGTTATCATGGTTAAAGGAAGGGGGCCAGCCTTGTTCGGAAGAAATTGGCTCCAAAGTATAAAACTGGACTGGCAGTCAATCCATATTGTGATGGCAGATGACTTGAAGAAGTATTCTGTTTTTGACAACAAATTAGGATGCATCAAAGGGATCACAGCAACCTTAAAGGTTAAGGGTGATGTACCACCAAAATTCTTCAAGCCTAGACCCGTACCATTTGCTTTGCGAGACAAGATTGCTGCAGAATTAGACAGACTTCAGCAAACAGGTATCTTGGAGAAAGTTGAATGTTCAGACTGGGCTGCTCCAATAGTTCCAGCAATGAAAGCAGATGGCTCTGTGCGTATATGTGGAGACTTCAAGGTCACAGTAAATCCATACTTGGATATTTCAGAATATCCATTTCCTACAAGTGATGAATTGTTCACAAAGCTCAATGGtggacaaaaattttcaaagcttGATTTGTCTCAGGCGTATAACCAAATTGTTTTGGACAAAGACTCTCGAAAGTATGTGACTATTAACACACACCAAGGACTCTATCGATACACTCGTTTACCTTTCGGTATCGCATCAGCACCTGCTATTTTTCAGCGAACGATGGATACCATTCTTCAGGGTCTGAACAAGGTCGGATACATACTTGATGATATCCTTGTAACTGGAGCAAATGACTCTGAACACAAGCAGATTTTAGAAGCTACACTCCAACGTCTGGATGATTATGGTGTGAAATTACAGAAATCTAAGTGCCAGTTTATGCAGGACCAAGTGGAATACTTTGCATTTATTGTGAGTAAGGAAGGAATCAAGCCTTCACCAAAGAAGCTAGCAGCAATTAATAACCTGGAGGATCCCAAGTCACGTAAGGAACTTCAGATATGGTTGGGAATAGTGAATTACTATCGAAAATTTGTCCCAAACATGTCAACAATTAGTGGACCACTTACACATTTATTGTCTCAAGATGTTCCATGGAAGTGGACCCCAGAGTGTTCTGAAGCTTGTGCCAAAATAAAAGACTTGCTAGTGTCATCTAAAGTAATGGCTCACTATGACCCCCACAAACCATTGGAGTTAGCTGTTGACGCTTCTGGATATGGATTGGGTGCAGTGATATCGCATTCCGATGGATCAAAGGACAATCCTATTGCATACGCTTCCAGAACCTTAACCACTGCAGAAAAGAATTACTCGCAGATAGAAAAAGAAGCCCTTGCTATCATCTTTGGAGTTACCAAATTTCACGCGTATCTATATGGGCGGAAATTTACACTCATTACCGACCATAAACCGCTAACCACTATATTTGGACCCAAGAAAGGCATTCCAGTCTTAACAGCTTCTCGACTGCAGAGGTGGGCGATCCAACTGGCAGCTTACCagtttgacattaaatatcGCACTACAGGAAAACACCAAAACGCAGATACCCTTTCACGTTTGCCACTTGCAGAGGAGAGAGAGTCAAGGACAGTATTTGATAGAGAAACGGAGTTGATACACAGAATACAGCTACAAAACTTACCTGTGACTGCTGAAAAAGTCGCAGCTGCAACAAagaatgacattgtattgtctCGTGTGGTGGAATTTACCAAAAGTGGTTGGCCAAGCTCACAACCAGACCCAAACTTGTTGCCATTCTATCGAATACGCAATGAATTAACTATTGAAGATGGATGTTTACTTCGAGGGATCAGAGTGATTATCCCAGAAAAGTACCGACAAGATTTACTGGCGGAGTTACATGTCTCACATCCAGGAATGGTCAGGATGAAATCATTAGCCAGACTTCATGTATGGTGGCCCGGTTTGGACTTTGATATTGAGACCAAAGTATCTCGGTGTGACTCCTGTAGAGCTCAATTACCCAACCTACCTAAAGCTCCAGCCAATCCGTGGTTATGGCCAAGTGCACCCTGGAAACGAGTACACATTGACTATGCTGGACCCTTTATGCAGCGCATGTTCCTAATAGTAGTAGATGCATATTCAAAGTGGATTGATGTGGTGATGATGACTTCTACTACCTCAGAGAGTACTATCAATGCTTTGAGATACCTGTTTTCTTCATATGGGCTACCTGTAGAAATTGTCTCTGACAATGGACCCCAATTTGTGTCCGAggaatttgaaacatttttaaaggaGAATGGAATACGTCACATTAAGTCTGCACCATATCATCCTGCATCAAACGGGGAAGCAGAAAGAGCCGTTCGTACTTTTAAACAAGCAATGAAAAACATGGCAAGTGAGACGGGAACGTTAAATCAGAAATTGGCAGTATTTTTATTGTCCTATCGCACTACTCCGCATACAACTACCAATACAACACCAAGTGAGCTTTTCTTCAACAGAAAACTTCGTACAAGACTGGATGTGGTGAAACCCCAATTGTCTTACCATATCCATCAGAAATCACTCCCAGTTGAAAAGAATACTCGAGAATTCAATGTTGGTGATACTGTCATGGTGCGTGATTATTGCGGAAACAAAGTCTCTTGGATAAAAGGTACCATCTCGAGAAGACTGGGACCAGTTACTTACCATGTGAGTGTTTGTGGTATGCTGTGGAAACGACATGTAGATCAGATACGTACATGTGATGCCATGTGTGAATTAAGAGGTTCAGAGCCAGTAAAACCAAGTGTGTTCGACTGCCTGGTTCCCATAAGTGCACCGTTGAAGAGTGGGGAGGAACCATTCAACAATACCGGTGATGTCCTTAACTCCCAGGATTCACTGTCTACTGAACCCTCTACCAGTGATGACCGCAAACATGAAAACATCAGTCCAACACAACTCAGATATCCACCTCGTGAACGTCGCCAACCACAGCGACTAATCGAACAGTGTTAA